From Tindallia californiensis, one genomic window encodes:
- a CDS encoding Abi family protein: MDSNQNEDVRIKKPTTFSEQVEILMARGLTIEDRATAEDILSKISYYRLSAYTLHCKQSNKFKDGVSIENIYALYEFDKKFRNLVAGTLESIEIAFRTQIAYTLAHEYEATGYLNSDNFLDESVHKDTVDKLLNEIDRSDEIFVKHHKDKYEGVFPIWVAIEVASFGLVSRIYSNLKNEDKSTISKTYYNLPHRYVKSWLYALSTFRSKCAHHGRIYNKKLTIKPILHKKDLQKGIRNDQVFSVLYIIKKLIRDSSEWNGFVTNLEALIESYDMVDTNLMGFPEKWIEILRTS, encoded by the coding sequence ATGGATTCCAACCAAAATGAGGATGTGAGGATTAAAAAGCCAACTACTTTTTCCGAGCAAGTAGAAATTTTGATGGCTCGAGGTCTTACCATAGAGGATAGAGCTACTGCAGAAGACATACTAAGCAAAATCAGCTACTATCGCCTGAGTGCTTATACGCTACACTGCAAACAGAGCAATAAATTTAAAGATGGAGTATCAATAGAAAATATTTATGCATTATATGAGTTCGATAAAAAATTCAGAAATTTAGTTGCGGGTACTTTAGAATCTATTGAGATTGCCTTTAGAACTCAGATTGCATATACTTTAGCTCATGAGTACGAAGCAACTGGCTACTTAAATTCTGATAATTTCTTGGACGAAAGTGTTCATAAAGATACTGTGGACAAGCTTTTAAATGAAATTGATCGGAGTGATGAGATCTTTGTTAAGCACCATAAAGATAAGTATGAAGGTGTTTTCCCAATATGGGTTGCGATTGAAGTAGCATCTTTTGGATTAGTTTCTAGAATTTATTCTAACTTAAAAAACGAAGATAAAAGCACCATTTCAAAAACCTATTATAACTTACCCCATAGGTATGTTAAAAGTTGGCTTTATGCCCTCTCAACCTTTAGAAGTAAATGTGCTCATCATGGCCGAATATATAATAAAAAACTTACAATAAAACCGATTTTGCACAAGAAGGATTTGCAAAAAGGCATTAGAAATGATCAAGTGTTTTCTGTTTTGTATATAATAAAAAAATTAATAAGAGATTCTTCTGAATGGAACGGATTTGTTACAAATCTTGAAGCTCTTATAGAATCCTATGACATGGTAGATACAAATTTAATGGGATTCCCTGAAAAGTGGATAGAAATACTTAGAACCTCTTAG